The sequence AGGTGGGGGCGGACACGCGGAACTTCAAGACGGCCCTCAAGTACATCCTGCGCCAGGACCCGGACGTGGTGCTCGTCGGCGAGCTCCGTGATTTGGAGACGATTGAAGCGGCGCTCACCATCGCCGAGACGGGCCACATCTGCTACGCCACGCTGCACACCAACAGCGCGGTGCAGACCATCAACCGCGTGCTGGACGTGTTCCCGCCGTACCAGCAGCCGCAGGTGCGCGCGCAGCTGTCCTTCGTGCTCGAGGGCGTGATGAGCCAGGCGCTGGTGTCCAAGGCGGGCGCTCCGGGCCGCGTGCTCGCGCTGGAGGTCATGGTGCCCAACCCCGCCATCCGGAACCTCATCCGCGAGGACAAGGTCCACCAGATCTACTCCTCCATGCAGGTGGGCCAGGCGAAGTACGGCATGCAGACCTTCAATCAGGCCCTGGCGGCGCTCCTCATCCGCCGCGTCATCAACCAGGACGAGGCCTTCGGCCGCTCCAGTGACCCGGAGGAGCTGCGCAACATCCTGGCCACCGGTGGCCAGAACCTCCCAGGCATGCCCCAGCAGCGGCCGGCCGGGGGAGCGGGCGGTCGTTAGTTCCAGGATTTCGGAATACGGGGTTAGACTCGCGCGACGTCCGCGGAGGTCCAGGTCATGGCAGCACCCGCAGTGCAACAGAAAGCCGTAGCCCCCAAGAAGAACACGAACCTGTTCCTCTGGGAGGCGAAGACCAAGGGCGGGGAGACGAAGAAGGGCGAGATGGAGGCCTCGGACACCGAGGCCGTCAACGCGCGCCTCAAGTCCCTGGGCCTCAATCCGACGAAGGTGCGCAAGAAGGGCGCCCTCGACGGCGCCGTCTCCCTGCCGGGCATCGGCGGTGTGACGGGCAAGGACATCCTCATCTTCACCCGTCAGTTCGCCACGATGATCGACGCCGGCCTGCCGCTGGTGCAGTGCCTCGACATCCTGGCCAGCCAGATGGACAACCCCGCCTTCAAGAAGGTGTTGTTCGCCATCAAGGGCAAGGTGGAGCAGGGCAGCACCTTCGCTGACGCCCTGAAGGACCACCCCAAGGTCTTCGACGAGCTCTACACCCAGCTGTGCGCCGCGGGTGAGGTGGGCGGTATCCTCGACTCCATCCTCAACCGTCTGGCGGCCTACCGCGAGAAGAGCGAGAAGCTCAAGCGCAAGGTCAAGGGCGCGATGACCTACCCGGTCATCGTCATCCTGGTCGCCGTCGGCGTGACGGCGCTGCTGCTCCTCAAGGTGACGCCGGTGTTCGCGAAGATGTTCGCGGACTTCGGCTCCGAGCTGCCGGGTCCCACCAAGTTCGTGGTGGATGTCTCCGCCTGGGCGCAGGAGTGGTGGCTCCACGTCCTCGTTTCCATCGCCGCCGTCGTGACTGCCTTCTCCTGGAGCTACAAGAACCCCAAGGGGCGCGTGTTCTGGGACAAGGTGTTCCTGAAGATGCCGCTGTTCGGTCCGGTGCTCCGCAAGGTCGCGGTGGCGCGCTTCACCCGCACGCTGGGCACCATGCTCTCCTCGGGCGTGCCCATCCTCGACGCGCTGGACGTCACGGCGAAGACGGCCGGCAACCGCACGGTGGAAGCGGCCATCTACTACGTGCGCGGCAAGATTTCCGAGGGCAAGAACATCGCGGGCCCGCTGGCGGACACCAAGGTGTTCCCCTCCATGGTGGTGCAGATGATTGGCGTCGGTGAGGCGACGGGCGCCATGGACACCATGCTCAATAAGATTGCCGACTTCTACGACGACGAAGTGGACACGGCCGTCAGCGCGCTCACGGCGATGATTGAGCCCATCCTGATGGTGTTCCTCGGCGGCGTGGTCGGTGGCTTCCTCATCGCCATGTACCTGCCCATCTTCTCCATTGCCGGTGCCATCAAGTAGTTCTCCGCTTCAAGGCGCGCGCGCGGCAGAGACAGGTGGCCTGCGCTCGCGCCTGGTGTGGCTGGTGCTGTTCCGCACCGTGGCGGCGAGCCTCTCGCTCGTCATCACGGTGGCGCGGCTGCTCTTGCAGCCCGTCCAGGAGCCGAGCCGCACGGACACGCTGTCGCTGGCGGTCATCATCGCCGCGTACGTGTCCACGGTGGTGGTGGGCCTGCGGCTGCGGTGGGGCCGGGCGGGCCCGCTGGATGCCTGGGTCCAGGTGGTGGGCGACATCGTCATCGCCACCGGGCTGGTGTACCTGAGCGGCGGTGCGGACTCGC comes from Pyxidicoccus parkwaysis and encodes:
- a CDS encoding type IV pilus twitching motility protein PilT; translation: MANLHQLLKAMVEKGASDLHITTGSPPQLRVDGELVPLKTAPLTPVETKQLCYSILTDAQKHKFEEDNELDLSFGVKGLSRFRANIFMQRGAVAGAFRTIPFKILTFQELGLPPVVAELVKKPRGLILVTGPTGSGKSTTLASMIDKINTERHEHIMTIEDPIEYLHPHKNCLVNQREVGADTRNFKTALKYILRQDPDVVLVGELRDLETIEAALTIAETGHICYATLHTNSAVQTINRVLDVFPPYQQPQVRAQLSFVLEGVMSQALVSKAGAPGRVLALEVMVPNPAIRNLIREDKVHQIYSSMQVGQAKYGMQTFNQALAALLIRRVINQDEAFGRSSDPEELRNILATGGQNLPGMPQQRPAGGAGGR
- a CDS encoding type II secretion system F family protein, with protein sequence MAAPAVQQKAVAPKKNTNLFLWEAKTKGGETKKGEMEASDTEAVNARLKSLGLNPTKVRKKGALDGAVSLPGIGGVTGKDILIFTRQFATMIDAGLPLVQCLDILASQMDNPAFKKVLFAIKGKVEQGSTFADALKDHPKVFDELYTQLCAAGEVGGILDSILNRLAAYREKSEKLKRKVKGAMTYPVIVILVAVGVTALLLLKVTPVFAKMFADFGSELPGPTKFVVDVSAWAQEWWLHVLVSIAAVVTAFSWSYKNPKGRVFWDKVFLKMPLFGPVLRKVAVARFTRTLGTMLSSGVPILDALDVTAKTAGNRTVEAAIYYVRGKISEGKNIAGPLADTKVFPSMVVQMIGVGEATGAMDTMLNKIADFYDDEVDTAVSALTAMIEPILMVFLGGVVGGFLIAMYLPIFSIAGAIK